From Malaya genurostris strain Urasoe2022 chromosome 2, Malgen_1.1, whole genome shotgun sequence:
GTTTGCCGGCCGAATCGCCCGCCTGGCTGATCTTCTCGACCAGTTCGAGTCCTTCGACGACAAACGCAAAGATGCCGGTGAAACCACGCATCTCCCGCAGAATGATCCGGAACTGTGAACCCACCAGGCCCATGTTGTCGTGACGCTTCTGACTGCGTCTCATACCGACCGAACCACGGATCGCCAGAATCTTGGTGTCGTCCGGCATGAAGAACCCTTCCTCAAACACCGATCGTCCACCGCGCCCGTTGTTCAGCTCGAAATCTCCGGTGATGATGCTTTCGTTTTCCCAGCACTGGAAAATGCTACAACCTTTGTAGCCGAAACCGAGATCACCGCTGCACAGGGCACCGAAGTTTTTCGCCATTTTCGGTGCGACGTCGCTACGAACCTCGATCAGGATCCGCCCAAATGGTTGACCGTTGATTTCGATGTTGAAATAGTAGATCGGATAGACGTGCACCGACGGGTTACAGATGAGCGAGGAACCGACAGCGGCTGCCTGTACTTGCTTCTGGACCTGCTGCTGGGCGGAAGAAGGAACTAGTGAAACCACActggaagaagatgatgacagcGGATGGCCGGGTGGGGTCAACGGCTGATGTTGGGAAGAACCGGAATGTTGATGCAAATGCTGCAATGCGCTACCGTTCAGAATTTCGCTCAGATATGTCGATCCGGACCCGGAAGTACGTGCCGAACTGCTACCATCGACACCGGTTCGGCTTCCCGATTGGTGCAAAGGCGGAGCAATGATGATGGCCATATCGTTCAATTGACTAGCGTAGCTTCCGGAGTGTTGCGTCTGTGTTATGCCGGGCGGTTCTCCGAGCAATCCGCTGTGATTCGGCGAATGGGGAACCGCCGAAGAACCCTGCGAGGGCGATGATATTGCATAGTTCAGGCTAGGATCAATATGCTGcgactgttgctgctgctgctgttgctgttgttggtgaTGATGTTTTGAGGTAAGAATGTGACGTGAGTACAGCTGCGAAATGCAATAGTTGGCAAGCAACAGTATCGAGTTGTGATGCCCGTTGATTGTGGTACCACCGGCGGTCACTCCGAGGCCTCCGATGGCACCGTTGCCGAAGGAAATCGGATCGATTGTGTTTAAATTCGAGAGGGCCTGTTTGATCAGTTCGAAATCAAACAGAATTCCGTAGTGTTGTATCAAATCGTCGAGCTTACACTGCAGGTACATCTCCTGGTACTTCGACTGTAAGCGCTGTTTTTCGATATTCAAATTGGCGTACAGTTTGTACGCTTCCGCCGGCGATTGCTGATCGAGCATGCTAAGGAATAGTTTCGCTTTCGTAAGATTACTTCGAATTTCTGCCACCTCGAACGTGGGCAGATGATTGATCAGTTCCGTTTCAACCTGAGTCTTCAGCGCCGTACATGCTTCTAGGATTTTGAGCAAAAAGTCGCGCTGCTTAAATACGAAATGCTGCAGCTCCGATAGggacttttgcatcaacagcaaATCCGAAGCGATATCGGACCGGATCTGGTCGCGTGCTTCGGCTTGCGTCTTGACGGTGTGATTCCGGTGTTCCTCGGTGCTGGCACAGGCCCGGCACAGGATGATGTTGCACTTCAGACACCAAAGCGCATTCGGCATCGCATGTGTGTGACAGTTTTCGCCCTTATTTCTATACTTTCCGGAACCGATGGCACCACCCGTATTCGCACTATTACTACCTATTCCGAGGTTACCGTTTGTACTTGAACTTCCATTCGATCCGCTTGCACTACTGGTTCCGTTTCCGTTGCCTAAACCCCCTGCCGTGGCGGTTACTATTCCGCTAGTTCCGTTCGTTCCACTCTTGTCGGGAGGTTTTTTGTTGCAACTTCCACCGGTTCCACACATACCTGCACCCGCACccgcaccaccaccaccaccaccgccacTAACGCTGCCAGTTCCCGAACCTCCGCTTCCACTCGATATCATGCTCAAATTTTGCGACAAATAAAGTATCGCACTGTGTGTCGGTAGATTCTCCGGTTTCATATCCGATCCACTCAGTTCGGTACGTTTCCAGCAGTGCACACAGTACAGCTCGGTACCCTTCATAAGCACCTGGCTGACGCATTTCAGACAGAAATAGTGCCTACAGGAAAACAGCTTCGGGATGGCGTCCGTGTCGTTGAACGGCAGATGGCAGCAGCTGCACTGTATCAACTCCTCCAGCTCCGTCGGCAGCGGTGTGAAGTCCATTGTCTGCGGAAGAAGAAATAATTCCATTACTTTCAAGAACACTAACACTAAAAGGCTTAAGATGAATCGTCACTTCGTTAAATAATGCTGGTGACCACTTTGTTATGGTTTatgcaaaatgaaaaaaaaaagaaaatcttgTTTCTTCGACCAACATCATTCAATGCAAAACAAGTCACGGGATCAAAAAACCGTGTGTCGCTTTACTTCgccagaaaaaatcaaattcctgtCCGGAGATTCGAAACTGTCCTGACTTCCGGTTGACGATTACCGATTTTTCACTCACCGTTTTCTATCCCCAATTTGCATGATGCAATTTTAAGCCCGGCGGAAAATTAGTCATGTTTTTCTGTTTgacgaatgagaataaaaaaaaatcgaatgtgTATTCGTTACGTTACTTCGATCGCA
This genomic window contains:
- the LOC131432434 gene encoding uncharacterized protein LOC131432434 isoform X3 — encoded protein: MDFTPLPTELEELIQCSCCHLPFNDTDAIPKLFSCRHYFCLKCVSQVLMKGTELYCVHCWKRTELSGSDMKPENLPTHSAILYLSQNLSMISSGSGGSGTGSVSGGGGGGGAGAGAGMCGTGGSCNKKPPDKSGTNGTSGIVTATAGGLGNGNGTSSASGSNGSSSTNGNLGIGSNSANTGGAIGSGKYRNKGENCHTHAMPNALWCLKCNIILCRACASTEEHRNHTVKTQAEARDQIRSDIASDLLLMQKSLSELQHFVFKQRDFLLKILEACTALKTQVETELINHLPTFEVAEIRSNLTKAKLFLSMLDQQSPAEAYKLYANLNIEKQRLQSKYQEMYLQCKLDDLIQHYGILFDFELIKQALSNLNTIDPISFGNGAIGGLGVTAGGTTINGHHNSILLLANYCISQLYSRHILTSKHHHQQQQQQQQQQSQHIDPSLNYAISSPSQGSSAVPHSPNHSGLLGEPPGITQTQHSGSYASQLNDMAIIIAPPLHQSGSRTGVDGSSSARTSGSGSTYLSEILNGSALQHLHQHSGSSQHQPLTPPGHPLSSSSSSVVSLVPSSAQQQVQKQVQAAAVGSSLICNPSVHVYPIYYFNIEINGQPFGRILIEVRSDVAPKMAKNFGALCSGDLGFGYKGCSIFQCWENESIITGDFELNNGRGGRSVFEEGFFMPDDTKILAIRGSVGMRRSQKRHDNMGLVGSQFRIILREMRGFTGIFAFVVEGLELVEKISQAGDSAGKPQSNVMIVNCGKWQ
- the LOC131432434 gene encoding uncharacterized protein LOC131432434 isoform X1; this translates as MTEFERTTAVQESDVFVRRIFLTTMDFTPLPTELEELIQCSCCHLPFNDTDAIPKLFSCRHYFCLKCVSQVLMKGTELYCVHCWKRTELSGSDMKPENLPTHSAILYLSQNLSMISSGSGGSGTGSVSGGGGGGGAGAGAGMCGTGGSCNKKPPDKSGTNGTSGIVTATAGGLGNGNGTSSASGSNGSSSTNGNLGIGSNSANTGGAIGSGKYRNKGENCHTHAMPNALWCLKCNIILCRACASTEEHRNHTVKTQAEARDQIRSDIASDLLLMQKSLSELQHFVFKQRDFLLKILEACTALKTQVETELINHLPTFEVAEIRSNLTKAKLFLSMLDQQSPAEAYKLYANLNIEKQRLQSKYQEMYLQCKLDDLIQHYGILFDFELIKQALSNLNTIDPISFGNGAIGGLGVTAGGTTINGHHNSILLLANYCISQLYSRHILTSKHHHQQQQQQQQQQSQHIDPSLNYAISSPSQGSSAVPHSPNHSGLLGEPPGITQTQHSGSYASQLNDMAIIIAPPLHQSGSRTGVDGSSSARTSGSGSTYLSEILNGSALQHLHQHSGSSQHQPLTPPGHPLSSSSSSVVSLVPSSAQQQVQKQVQAAAVGSSLICNPSVHVYPIYYFNIEINGQPFGRILIEVRSDVAPKMAKNFGALCSGDLGFGYKGCSIFQCWENESIITGDFELNNGRGGRSVFEEGFFMPDDTKILAIRGSVGMRRSQKRHDNMGLVGSQFRIILREMRGFTGIFAFVVEGLELVEKISQAGDSAGKPQSNVMIVNCGKWQ
- the LOC131432434 gene encoding uncharacterized protein LOC131432434 isoform X2; protein product: MTMDFTPLPTELEELIQCSCCHLPFNDTDAIPKLFSCRHYFCLKCVSQVLMKGTELYCVHCWKRTELSGSDMKPENLPTHSAILYLSQNLSMISSGSGGSGTGSVSGGGGGGGAGAGAGMCGTGGSCNKKPPDKSGTNGTSGIVTATAGGLGNGNGTSSASGSNGSSSTNGNLGIGSNSANTGGAIGSGKYRNKGENCHTHAMPNALWCLKCNIILCRACASTEEHRNHTVKTQAEARDQIRSDIASDLLLMQKSLSELQHFVFKQRDFLLKILEACTALKTQVETELINHLPTFEVAEIRSNLTKAKLFLSMLDQQSPAEAYKLYANLNIEKQRLQSKYQEMYLQCKLDDLIQHYGILFDFELIKQALSNLNTIDPISFGNGAIGGLGVTAGGTTINGHHNSILLLANYCISQLYSRHILTSKHHHQQQQQQQQQQSQHIDPSLNYAISSPSQGSSAVPHSPNHSGLLGEPPGITQTQHSGSYASQLNDMAIIIAPPLHQSGSRTGVDGSSSARTSGSGSTYLSEILNGSALQHLHQHSGSSQHQPLTPPGHPLSSSSSSVVSLVPSSAQQQVQKQVQAAAVGSSLICNPSVHVYPIYYFNIEINGQPFGRILIEVRSDVAPKMAKNFGALCSGDLGFGYKGCSIFQCWENESIITGDFELNNGRGGRSVFEEGFFMPDDTKILAIRGSVGMRRSQKRHDNMGLVGSQFRIILREMRGFTGIFAFVVEGLELVEKISQAGDSAGKPQSNVMIVNCGKWQ